The Anaerolineales bacterium region AACTCGAAGGTCCCGCGTTGTATCTCACGCTTGCCGTGTCGTTGGCAATTGGGATCGGCTTGTTTATCTTGCTTCCCGCAAGCATTGGCGGCTGGGCTGAACTTTCACTCGGCTGGCAAAACCTCGCGCACAATTTGCTCGAAGGTCTCGTGCGTTTGGTTCTGCTCGTCGGATACATCTGGGCGATCGGCAGAATGCCCGATGTCAAACGCCTGTTTGGATATCACGGCGCCGAGCATAAAACGATCAACGCTTACGAAGCGGGCGTTGAACTTACTCCCGAAAACGTGGCGAAATTTCCCCTCGAACATCCGCGCTGTGGCACGGCGTTCATGCTGACTTTCGTCCTGCTCTCCGTTCTCGTCCACAGTTTGCTCGGCGATATGGAGTTTGTGCCGCGTCTCGTCAGCCGCGTCTTGTTGATTCCCATCATCGCTGGGCTCGCCGTGGAATTCATCCGCTGGACCGCCAACCATTTGGACTCGCCGTTCGTCCGCTTCCTCATCAAGCCCAATCTGGCTCTCCAAGCGTTGACCACGCGCGAACCCGACGCGTCCATGCTGGAGGTGGCGATCGCGTCTTTCAAGACGATGCGAAAGGCAGAACAGGAACTAACGACCTGAGTTTAGTCTGCATTAATTCGGGGGAAGTACAATCGTTGTCGAAGTGAAAAAGAAATTTCCTTTGCGGTTGTTGTTGGCAGCGCTGGCCTTGATTGCCTTCTGCGCGGCGGGATATTTTGTCGTCACGCGCGGCAGACCTGCTCCGATTCCCGTAAAGGAAACTCTTTACGACGGCGTGATGTATCAACGCGTGGTTTGGTATTTTCCCAACCCGATGATCGCGCACATCATCAAGATTGACACAAAAACAAAAGGGATTCAATTTCTCGTCACGCCTGCCGATTCAAAAAGCGAAACGCCGCTCAATGCGCGGACAACGTCGCAGTTCCTCGATGAGTTCGGTTTGCAGATTGCCATCAATGGCGACGGCTTTTCGCCATGGTGGTCGCGCAGTCCAGCGGATTATTATCCGCACGCGGGCGACCCAGTCGCGCCGCTGGGATTCGCCGCCTCGAACGGCGACGATTATTGGCAAGGAGTTGAACTGGATGAGGGGCAAAGACCGACGCTCTACATCAGCCGCCGAAACGTGTTCAGTTTCAACGATGAACCGAACCGTGTCTACAATGCCATCTCGGGCGATCGGATGCTGGTGTTGCAAGGCAACCCAGCGACGAACTTGACTAATCCTGAACTTGAACCGCGCACGGCGATTGGCTTGAACAAAAATGGACGATATGTTTATCTTGTCGTTGTGGATGGACGCCAGCCGTTCTACAGCGCGGGCATCACCTTCGCCGACCTCGCGCAGTTGATGATCGATCAAGGCGTGTACACGGCGATGAGCCTCGATGGGGGAGGTTCGTCCACGCTGGTGATCGAAGGCGAAAACGGCGAGCCTGTGATTCTAAATTCCCCGATTGACAATTTCATCCCTAGTCGAGAACGCCCCGTTGCGAATCATCTTGGGGTGTACGTTCCCTGATGTCATTGCGAGACCCGCGAAGCGGGTCGAAGCAATCTTCTCGCAATTCAAGTAATTGATTCGTAGCCCCGCTTCGTCTTCGGACTTCGTCCTCCGCTCAGCGCGAAACGCTGTTCGCAGCGACATTTAAAAAGCGATCTCGCCGATCTGCTCGAAGTTGACGTCGAACAACTCTTCCGCTTCTATTTCTGCTTCGGCTTGGTCCGCGTCCCCCGCGCGGACTCCACGCTCGCAGTACGATCTGTAAGGGCAGTAAAGGCAGCGGGTGTGGTCATCAGTCAAAAGGTAGGAAGAAGCGGAGTGTATTTCATCCGCAAGTTTTAATAGCAGATCCCAATCCCGTTTATATTGCGCGGACATGTACACGAAGCGCGCGGGGTCATCTGGGAAATCGGCAAACCAGTAGACCATCTCGATCTGTTCGGGTTCAAACGGAACGCCATTGTTGAGATGCGCCCCCGCATGAACGAGCAGCGCGCGATAGACGCGCGTTTGCATCCGCGCCGCGAGCCACTCGTTGCGCGGACGTTTGCGGTACGTTTTCCAATCGTAGATGACGGCTTTGTTTTCTTTGAGGGCGATCAGATCGTATTTTGCGAGCAGACGAAAATTTCCCAGCGGCGCGGAGAGGGTCGTTTCGGGATAGAGACCTGTGAGATTTTCAAGACCTAACAGGTCTTTTGCGTTTGAAAAATTTTCCCACCATCGTTGCAGATTTTCCGTGTTCGCCAGCCTGCCCACTTGCTCGCTTGGAATCCCGATGAGATATTGTTGCGCGAGCCGATGGAAAAATTCTCCCTCGCGCTGATGTTGTTCGTTTTCCAGCGCGGGCTCCGACTCGACGGCAGGATAGGCGAGCCTGTTCACGTAGCGGAGTTGGAACCGCCGCGCGCAGTCCACGTAATCTTGCAGGGACGATTGAGAGAGGACGCTCAATTGCATTTTGGAATTATAGCATTTCGTTCGCGTTCAGTCCTGACGTAGTTGTACTGCGTCAGAACGAATCTTGCTTTGCCGAGAACTTTTCTTCGGGTATACTTTGCCGCATTCTACACTAGGAGTAATTGCATGGAGTGGCTCGCTCAACCTCAAACTTGGATCGCTTTTATCACGCTGGTGGTGCTTGAACTCGTCCTCGGC contains the following coding sequences:
- a CDS encoding PD-(D/E)XK nuclease family protein, producing the protein MQLSVLSQSSLQDYVDCARRFQLRYVNRLAYPAVESEPALENEQHQREGEFFHRLAQQYLIGIPSEQVGRLANTENLQRWWENFSNAKDLLGLENLTGLYPETTLSAPLGNFRLLAKYDLIALKENKAVIYDWKTYRKRPRNEWLAARMQTRVYRALLVHAGAHLNNGVPFEPEQIEMVYWFADFPDDPARFVYMSAQYKRDWDLLLKLADEIHSASSYLLTDDHTRCLYCPYRSYCERGVRAGDADQAEAEIEAEELFDVNFEQIGEIAF
- a CDS encoding phosphodiester glycosidase family protein, which produces MKKKFPLRLLLAALALIAFCAAGYFVVTRGRPAPIPVKETLYDGVMYQRVVWYFPNPMIAHIIKIDTKTKGIQFLVTPADSKSETPLNARTTSQFLDEFGLQIAINGDGFSPWWSRSPADYYPHAGDPVAPLGFAASNGDDYWQGVELDEGQRPTLYISRRNVFSFNDEPNRVYNAISGDRMLVLQGNPATNLTNPELEPRTAIGLNKNGRYVYLVVVDGRQPFYSAGITFADLAQLMIDQGVYTAMSLDGGGSSTLVIEGENGEPVILNSPIDNFIPSRERPVANHLGVYVP
- a CDS encoding DUF1385 domain-containing protein, whose product is MEDKIISYGGQAVIEGVMMRGQKAFAIAMRSPDGNIVVHKENLAAVYRSRVAKIPFLRGTILLWDALGLGMRALTISANTQTGEEEKLEGPALYLTLAVSLAIGIGLFILLPASIGGWAELSLGWQNLAHNLLEGLVRLVLLVGYIWAIGRMPDVKRLFGYHGAEHKTINAYEAGVELTPENVAKFPLEHPRCGTAFMLTFVLLSVLVHSLLGDMEFVPRLVSRVLLIPIIAGLAVEFIRWTANHLDSPFVRFLIKPNLALQALTTREPDASMLEVAIASFKTMRKAEQELTT